Proteins encoded in a region of the Mesoflavibacter profundi genome:
- the purL gene encoding phosphoribosylformylglycinamidine synthase, translating to MIHFFGNQNSKVFAVQATKELSTETIKKLTWLFGNQPKIEQASLDAFFVGPRAAMITPWSTNAVEITQNMGIEGIIRIEEFESCSKDFKEFDPMISEKFNGLTQDSFTINIQPEAIKNIEDISAYNIQEGLSLSDEEVEYLENVSKKIGRPLTDSEVFGFSQVNSEHCRHKIFNGTFVIDGEEKPTSLFKLIKKTSETNPNDIVSAYKDNVAFIKGPVVEQFAPKRADIPDFYQTKDFESVISLKAETHNFPTTVEPFNGAATGSGGEIRDRLAGGKGSLPLAGTAVYMTSYSRLEDNRPWEKAFPERKWLYQTPMDILIKASNGASDFGNKFGQPLICGSVLTFEHKEDAKALGFDKVIMQAGGIGYGKADQALKDTPKNGDKIVILGGENYRIGMGGAAVSSADTGEFSSGIELNAVQRSNPEMQKRAANAVRGMVESDENFIVSIHDHGAGGHLNCLSELVEDTGGKIDLDALPVGDPTLSAKEIIGNESQERMGLVIAEKHIETLNKIAERERSPMYTVGDVTNDNRFTFQSKTNGDKPMDLALEDMFGSSPKTIMTDKTVASNYNEIAYDKDKIYHYLDQVLQLEAVACKDWLTNKVDRCVGGKVAKQQCAGPLQLPLNNVGVMALDFKGKEGIATSIGHSPISGLINPVAGSRNSITEALTNIIWAPLKDGLQSVSLSANWMWPCKNEGEDARLYEAVQAISEFAIDLGINVPTGKDSLSMKQKYPDGDVISPGTVIISAAANCNNITNVIEPVLRRNGGDIYYINLSQDQFKLGGSSFAQILNKVGNDAPNIKDAGYVKTVFNTIQQLIKDQKIVAGHDVASGGLITTLLEMCFADINLGAELDLSSLNEKDTIKLLFAENSGIVFQASDHSIETVLNNANIEFFNIGKTSTSDVLSIINNDEVYTMTVSRLRDMWYKTSYLLDEKQTANGLAKTRFENYAKQPLTYNFPKEFTGDLSIYKANQYTNRPKAAILREKGSNSEREMANAMYLAGFDVKDVHMTDLISGRETLEDIQFLGAVGGFSNSDVLGSAKGWAGAIKYNDKANKAIKNFFEREDTLSVGICNGCQLFMELELINPEHKIHGKMVHNNSKKHESAFTSVVVQPNNSVMLRNLAGTTLGVWISHGEGKFNLPEQENNYDIVAKYGYNNYPSNPNGSDYNTAMLCDKTGRHLVTMPHIERSIFPWNWANYEENRTDNVSPWIEAFVDARKWIEKKNN from the coding sequence ATGATTCATTTCTTCGGAAACCAAAACAGTAAAGTATTTGCTGTTCAAGCAACAAAAGAATTATCAACCGAAACTATAAAAAAATTAACGTGGTTATTTGGCAACCAACCTAAAATAGAACAAGCATCTTTAGATGCTTTTTTTGTTGGTCCACGTGCTGCTATGATTACTCCTTGGAGTACCAACGCAGTAGAAATCACCCAAAATATGGGTATTGAAGGCATTATTAGAATTGAAGAATTTGAATCTTGTTCTAAAGATTTCAAAGAATTTGATCCAATGATTTCAGAAAAATTTAATGGATTAACTCAAGATAGTTTCACAATAAATATTCAACCAGAAGCTATAAAAAACATAGAAGATATTTCGGCTTACAACATACAAGAAGGCTTATCTTTAAGTGATGAAGAAGTAGAGTATTTAGAAAATGTTTCTAAAAAAATAGGACGACCATTAACTGACTCAGAGGTGTTTGGTTTTTCACAGGTCAACAGTGAACATTGTCGCCACAAAATCTTCAACGGTACATTTGTAATCGATGGTGAAGAAAAACCAACATCACTTTTCAAATTAATTAAAAAGACTTCAGAAACTAATCCAAACGATATAGTTTCTGCCTATAAAGATAACGTAGCTTTTATAAAAGGTCCAGTCGTAGAACAGTTTGCACCAAAACGTGCAGACATTCCAGATTTTTATCAAACTAAAGATTTTGAATCTGTAATTTCGCTTAAAGCGGAAACACACAACTTCCCTACTACTGTCGAGCCTTTTAATGGTGCTGCAACAGGATCTGGTGGAGAAATTAGAGACAGACTTGCTGGAGGAAAAGGGTCTTTACCTTTAGCTGGAACAGCAGTTTACATGACTTCGTATTCTAGATTAGAAGACAATCGTCCTTGGGAAAAAGCGTTTCCAGAACGCAAATGGTTGTACCAAACACCAATGGATATCTTAATAAAAGCTAGTAATGGTGCTTCAGATTTTGGTAACAAATTTGGACAACCGTTAATCTGCGGATCTGTTTTAACTTTTGAACACAAAGAAGATGCTAAAGCTTTAGGTTTTGATAAAGTAATAATGCAAGCTGGCGGAATTGGATACGGTAAAGCAGACCAAGCATTAAAAGACACACCAAAAAATGGTGATAAAATTGTAATTCTTGGTGGAGAAAATTATCGTATAGGAATGGGTGGAGCTGCAGTTTCTTCTGCAGATACAGGTGAGTTTTCTTCAGGAATAGAACTTAACGCTGTACAACGTTCTAACCCAGAAATGCAAAAACGTGCGGCTAACGCTGTTCGCGGTATGGTAGAAAGTGACGAGAATTTTATAGTTTCTATTCACGATCATGGTGCTGGCGGACATTTAAATTGTTTAAGCGAATTAGTTGAAGATACTGGTGGAAAAATAGACTTAGATGCTTTACCAGTTGGAGATCCAACACTTTCTGCTAAAGAAATTATTGGTAACGAGTCTCAAGAACGAATGGGATTAGTTATAGCAGAAAAACACATCGAAACTTTAAACAAAATTGCCGAGCGCGAACGCTCACCAATGTATACTGTTGGTGATGTAACAAACGATAACCGTTTTACTTTCCAGTCTAAAACCAATGGTGACAAACCAATGGATTTAGCTTTAGAAGATATGTTTGGAAGCTCGCCAAAAACTATAATGACAGATAAAACTGTAGCTTCTAATTACAATGAAATCGCTTACGATAAAGACAAAATCTACCATTATTTAGATCAAGTCTTACAGTTAGAAGCTGTAGCTTGTAAAGATTGGCTTACCAATAAAGTAGACCGTTGTGTTGGTGGTAAAGTTGCTAAACAACAATGTGCAGGACCATTACAATTACCATTAAATAATGTTGGTGTAATGGCATTAGACTTTAAAGGAAAAGAAGGTATTGCAACATCAATAGGTCACTCGCCTATTTCAGGATTAATAAATCCTGTTGCAGGAAGCCGCAATAGTATTACCGAAGCTTTAACTAACATTATTTGGGCACCATTAAAAGATGGTTTACAGTCGGTATCTTTATCAGCAAACTGGATGTGGCCTTGTAAAAATGAAGGTGAAGATGCAAGATTGTATGAAGCTGTTCAAGCAATTTCAGAATTTGCTATAGACTTAGGCATTAATGTTCCAACAGGAAAAGATTCATTATCTATGAAGCAAAAATATCCTGATGGCGATGTTATTTCTCCTGGAACTGTAATAATTTCTGCTGCAGCAAATTGTAATAATATCACTAATGTTATTGAGCCTGTTTTAAGAAGAAATGGCGGAGATATTTACTACATTAACCTATCACAAGATCAATTTAAATTAGGTGGAAGTAGTTTTGCTCAAATCTTAAATAAAGTAGGAAATGATGCACCAAACATTAAAGATGCTGGTTATGTAAAAACGGTATTTAACACGATTCAACAATTAATAAAAGACCAAAAAATTGTTGCTGGTCATGATGTTGCTTCTGGTGGATTAATCACAACCTTATTAGAAATGTGCTTTGCAGATATCAATTTAGGAGCTGAGCTTGATCTTTCTTCTTTAAATGAAAAAGACACGATAAAATTACTTTTTGCTGAAAATTCGGGAATAGTTTTCCAAGCTTCTGACCATTCAATTGAAACTGTTTTAAACAATGCTAATATTGAGTTTTTCAACATAGGAAAAACATCTACTAGCGATGTGTTAAGTATTATTAATAATGATGAAGTGTACACAATGACAGTTTCTAGATTAAGAGACATGTGGTACAAAACTTCATATTTATTAGATGAAAAACAAACAGCTAATGGATTAGCAAAAACACGTTTTGAAAACTATGCTAAACAACCTTTAACTTATAATTTCCCAAAAGAATTTACTGGCGATTTAAGTATTTACAAAGCAAATCAATATACAAATAGACCAAAAGCTGCTATTTTAAGAGAAAAAGGAAGTAACTCTGAACGCGAAATGGCTAATGCGATGTATTTAGCTGGTTTTGACGTAAAAGATGTGCACATGACCGACTTAATTTCTGGTCGTGAAACTCTTGAAGACATTCAGTTTTTAGGTGCTGTTGGAGGTTTTTCTAACAGTGATGTTTTAGGGTCTGCAAAAGGTTGGGCTGGAGCAATTAAATATAATGACAAAGCCAACAAAGCTATAAAAAACTTCTTTGAAAGAGAAGATACCCTTTCTGTTGGTATTTGTAATGGTTGTCAGTTATTTATGGAGTTAGAACTTATAAATCCAGAACATAAGATTCATGGTAAAATGGTTCATAATAATTCTAAAAAACATGAAAGCGCCTTTACTTCTGTTGTTGTACAACCAAATAATTCTGTAATGCTACGTAATTTAGCAGGAACTACTTTAGGTGTTTGGATAAGTCATGGAGAAGGTAAATTTAATTTACCTGAACAGGAAAATAATTATGACATAGTTGCAAAATATGGATACAACAATTATCCGTCCAATCCAAATGGATCAGATTACAATACGGCTATGCTTTGTGATAAAACCGGAAGACATCTTGTTACTATGCCACATATAGAGCGATCTATATTTCCTTGGAATTGGGCTAATTACGAAGAAAATAGAACCGATAATGTATCACCATGGATAGAAGCATTTGTAGATGCTAGAAAATGGATTGAAAAGAAAAACAACTAA
- a CDS encoding helix-turn-helix domain-containing protein, whose product MKFERIFCQKPNKFITSFFEFEIEEKDMPLVGNLLPTAQSHLLYFFSDEKHEVVINNKSFLENGLVVCGQSYRSYEFIPTCPVRVFGANFHATFLHKILGKQMSSITDSHLPLKDFCQLLHDKIIHVFKEEDSSKEIAKNLEKVLFSIPVKDNKNINYVDIAIDLIHQKKGRISVEEVLEYLTISQKNLEIQFKKIVGLTPLKYIKLYKFWHLMKAYESEIIDFNEALDYYNYYDLSHFNRDFKLFMKVKPTEYIKRDNTLIKKYLSI is encoded by the coding sequence ATGAAGTTTGAACGTATTTTTTGTCAAAAACCTAACAAATTTATAACCTCCTTTTTCGAGTTTGAAATCGAAGAAAAAGACATGCCTCTAGTGGGTAATTTATTACCAACAGCGCAAAGTCATTTACTCTATTTTTTTTCAGATGAAAAACACGAAGTCGTTATAAACAACAAGTCTTTTCTAGAAAACGGCTTAGTTGTATGTGGTCAGTCTTATAGGTCTTACGAGTTTATTCCAACATGTCCTGTAAGAGTTTTTGGTGCAAATTTTCACGCTACGTTTTTACACAAAATTTTAGGTAAACAAATGTCTTCTATCACAGATTCTCATTTACCGTTAAAAGATTTTTGTCAACTATTACATGATAAAATAATTCATGTTTTTAAAGAAGAAGATAGCTCTAAAGAAATTGCTAAAAATTTAGAAAAAGTACTATTTAGTATTCCTGTTAAAGACAATAAAAATATCAATTATGTAGATATTGCTATAGACTTAATTCACCAAAAAAAAGGAAGAATAAGCGTCGAAGAAGTTTTAGAATACTTAACAATTTCGCAGAAAAATTTAGAAATTCAGTTTAAAAAAATCGTTGGTTTAACACCTTTAAAATATATAAAACTCTATAAGTTTTGGCATTTAATGAAAGCTTACGAATCTGAAATAATAGATTTTAACGAAGCTTTAGATTACTACAACTATTATGACTTATCTCACTTTAATAGAGATTTTAAATTATTCATGAAAGTAAAACCAACTGAGTATATTAAGAGAGATAACACATTGATAAAAAAATATTTATCAATTTAA